GCTCCTCGCGCTCATCACCAAGTTCAGGCTCTGGGGCTATCTCTGGAACGAGTGGTTCACGTCGGTCGATCACAAGAAGATCGGCATCATGTACATCATCCTCGCCATCGTCATGCTGCTGCGCGGTTTTTCCGACGCGATCATGATGCGCATCCAGCAGGCGATCGCCTTCAACGGCAGCGAGGGCTATCTGCCGCCGCATCACTACGACCAGGTCTTCACCGCCCATGGCGTGATCATGATCTTCTTCGTGGCGATGCCCTTCGTCACCGGCTTCATGAACTATGTCGTGCCGCTGCAGATCGGCGCGCGCGACGTCTCCTTCCCCTTCCTCAACAACTTCTCCTTCTGGATGACGACGGCCGGCGCGATCATCATTATGATGTCGCTGTTCGTCGGCGAGTTCGCGCGCACCGGCTGGCTGGCCTATCCGCCGCTGTCGGGCGCGGACTACAGTCCCGGCGTCGGGGTCGACTATTACATATGGGGCCTGCAGGTGGCGGGCGTCGGCACGACGCTGTCCGGCATCAACCTCATCGCGACCATCGTGAAGATGCGCGCGCCGGGCATGACCTTCATGAAGATGCCGATCTTCACCTGGACCTCGCTCTGCACGAACATCCTGATCGTCGCGACCTTCCCGATCCTCACCGCCACGCTCGCGCTGCTCTCGCTCGACCGCTATGTCGGCACGAACTTCTTCACGAACGACCTCGGCGGCAACCCGATGATGTATATCAACCTCATCTGGATCTGGGGCCACCCGGAGGTCTACATCCTCGTGCTGCCGGCCTTCGGCATCTTCTCCGAGGTGGTGGCGACCTTCTGCGGCAAGCGCCTCTTCGGCTATGCCTCGATGGTCTATGCGACCTGCGTGATCATGATCCTCTCCTACCTCGTGTGGCTGCACCACTTCTTCACGATGGGCTCGGGCGCCTCGGTCAACGCCTTCTTCGGCATCACCACCATGATCATTTCGATCCCGACGGGGGCGAAGATGTTCAACTGGCTCTTCACCATGTATCGCGGGCGCATCCGCTACGAGGTGCCGATGCTGTGGACGGTCGGCTTCATGGTGACCTTCGTCATCGGCGGCATGACGGGCGTCATGCTCGCGATCCCGCCGGCCGACTTCGTGCTGCACAATTCGCTGTTCCCTCATCGCCCATTTCCACAACGTCATCATCGGCGGCGTGCTGTTCGGGCTGATGGCGGGCGTCGTCTACTGGTTCCCCAAGGCCTTCGGCTACAAGCTCGATCCCTTCTGGGGCAAGATGAGCTTCTGGTTCTGGCAGATCGGCTTCTTCTTCGCCTTCATGCCGCTCTACGTGCTCGGCCTGATGGGCGTCACCCGCCGCGTCAGCCAGTTCGAGGATCCCTCGCTGCAGATCTGGTTCGTCATCGCCGCCTTCGGCGCCGTCCTGATCGCGCTCGGCATCGCCTCCTTCATCGTCCAGCTCGTCATCAGCTACCTGAGGCGCGACCAGTTGCGCTGCGACAGCGGCGATCCGTGGGACGGCCGCACGCTGGAATGGTCGACCTCCTCGCCGCCGCCGGACTACAACTTCGCCTTCACGCCCGTCGTGCACGACCACGACAGCTGGTACGACATGAAGAACCGCGGCTATGTGCGCCCGCTGGAAGGCTTCAGGCCGATCCACATGCCGAAGAACACCGGCACGGGCGTCATCCTCGCCGGGATCAGCACGGTGCTCGCCTTCGCGCTGATCTGGTACATCTGGTGGCTGGCGGCGCTCTCCCTCATCGCGATTATCGCGGTGTCTATCGCCCATACCTTCAACTACGACCGCGACTTCTTCATCCCCGTCGAGACGGTGACGGCGACCGAGGACGCGCGCACGAAACTGCTGCAAGAACGGACCTGAGCCCATGAGCGCGACCCAAGTCCACGACACCGGCGAAAAGCCGACCTTCTACCTGACGGAAGAGCACCATCCGGAAAACAGCACCATGCTGGGCTTCTGGCTCTACCTGATGAGCGACTGCCTGATCTTCGCCGTGCTGTTCGCGACGCACGCCGTGCTCGGCCGCAACTATGCCGCCGGCCCGTCGCCGGCCGACCTCTTCGACCTGACGCTCGTCGCGATCAACACGGCGATGCTGCTCTTCTCCTCCATCACCTACGGCTTCGCGATGCTCCAGATGGAGCGCAACGCCAAGATGGAGACATTGGTCTGGCTCGCCATCACCGGGGTCTTCGGCGCGGCCTTCCTCGGGCTGGAACTCTACGAGTTCTACCACCTGATCCTCGAGGGCGCCGGCCCGACGCGCTCGGCCTTCCTGTCGTCCTTCTTCACGCTGGTCGGCACGCACGGCCTGCACGTCACCTTCGGCATGATCTGGCTGATCACGCTGATGGTGCAGGTCAAGAGGCGCGGCCTCACCCATGAGAACCGCCGCCGGCTGATGTGCCTTTCGATGTTCTGGCACTTCCTCGACGTCATCTGGATCGGCGTCTTCTCCTTCGTCTATCTTCTCGGAGTCCTCGGATGAGCGCGCACCACACCCACGAAAGCGCGGCCGAAGCCCATCACGGGCACAGCCACGGGCACGAGGCCGGCCACGGCTCCTTCAAGGGCTACATGATCGGCTTCCTCCTGTCGGTCGTCCTGACCGCCATTCCCTTCTGGCTGGTCATGGCGGGCGTCATGGAAAGCAAGCTGCTGACGGCCGTCCTCGTCATGGGCATCGGCGTCGTGCAGATCTTCGTGCACATGGTCTACTTCCTGCACATGAACCCGCGCTCGGAAGGCGGCTGGACGCTGATGGCGCTGATCTTCACGCTCATCATCGTCGGCATCGCGCTGGCGGGCTCGCTCTGGGTCATGCACCACCTCAACGCCAACATGATGCCGATGACCCACGACATGATGAAGAACATGCCGTGAGGGCAGGCGGCCGGTGATGACCAGCGCGCATCCGCAGGAGGCCGGGGAGGCCGGGCCATCGTCCCGCGCCCGAACGGCCCTTGCCGCCTTTCTCGTCCTGCTCGTCGCCACCTTCCTCGCGCTCGGCACCTGGCAGGTGCAACGGCTCTTCTGGAAGCTCGACCTCATCGCCCGCGTCGAAAGCCGCATTCATGCCGATCCGGTCCCGGCGCCGGGACGGGCGGAATGGCCTTCGGTCGACAGGGAGAAGGACGAATACCGCCGCGTCACCGCGACCGGCCTCTTCCAACACGACAGGACGGTGCTGGTCCAGGCGGTGACCGAACGGGGCGCCGGCTTCTGGGTGGTGACGCCGCTCGTCCTTGCCGACGACTCGGCGATCCTGATCAATCGCGGCTTCGTGCCGGCGGACAGGAGCACGCCCGAGGCGCGGCTGGCGGGCGAAATCGCTGCCGGGCCGGTCGTGGTCACCGGGCTTTTGCGTATCACGGAGCCGGGCGGGGCGTTCCTGCGCTCCAACGATCCGGCGGCGGACCGCTGGTTCTCCCGCGACGTCGCGGCCATCGCGGCGGCAAAGGGCCTTGCCGATGTCGCGCCCTATTTCATCGACGCGGATGCGACGCCCAATCCGGGCGGGCTGCCCATCGGCGGCCTCACCGTCGTCGCCTTCCGCAACAGCCATCTCGTCTATGCATTGACCTGGTATGCGCTCGCCGCCATGAGCGCGGCGGCGGCCTGGCGGGTCTGCCGCAGGCGCGTGACATAGGCTGGAAAAAAGAGCCCCGCACGAAGCGGGGCAGCGAGCGTCACGGTTGGCTCCCGGTGACGCGGGGAAGCTCGCGGGTCACGCGAGTGACCTCCCACTAGGAGTTTGCCCCCGCGCAGGGAAGGTCTGATTCCGCGAATCCGGTACGCTTGTGCAAAAAAATGCGCAAACGGCCGCGCCACCTCCCTGCGTCAGGACATTTCCGCTTTTCTCCGAGCTGCAAAACCGCTTCGCACTTTGCTGGAAATGCTCTCGGCCTCCGTGTTACTTCGCCTTGTCGGCCTTCTTTTCGCCGGCCGGGAAGCGCAGCACGATGCGCGTGCCTCTCTTCTTCACGGCGGGGCTTTCCGCCTGGATCTTGCCGCCCATCGCCTCGGTGAAGCCGCGGGCGATGGAAAGGCCGAGGCCGGTGCCGGGCGCCCGGCCGTCCGGTTTGCCGCGGCGGTAGAATTTCTCGAAGATGCGGTCGAGTTCCGCTGGGGGAATGCCCTTGCCGAGATCGGTGACGGAGATCAGCACATCCCCGCCGTCGCGCCGCGCATAGACGTTGACCGGCTCCTCGCCGCCATATTTCACCGCATTGTCGAGCAGGTTGAAGAGCACCTGCCCGAGCAGCACGCCATCGCCTTCGATGGGCGGCAGGTCCGGCGCGATGCCCGTTTCGATCACCTTGCCGGGGAAATACTTGCGGGCCCGCTCGACGGCGGTCTGGACGACGTCAGCGACGTCGAGCCGGTCGCTCTTCGGCTTCAGCATGCCGGACTCGATGCGCGTCATGTCGAGAAGGTTCGAGACGAAGCCGCTCAGGCGGCCGCCTTCCTCCTCGATCAGGCGGAGGTCGCCGTCGCGCTCCTCGCGGGGCATCGTCTCGCACTGCTGGCGCAGGTTCGTGGCGGCATCGACGATCGTCGCGAGCGGAGTGCGCAGGTCGTGCGAGATGGAGGCGAGCAGCGTCTCCCGGTAGCGCTCGCCCTCCAGCCTGGCGGCCTGCTCCACGCTCTCCTCCGAGAGGCGGGCGCGGTCGAGGGCGATGGCGGTCTGGTCGAGGATGGCCGAAAGCGCCCGCTCGGCATTGAGGTCGAGCCGTTCCTCGGTCTGCTCGATGCCGCAGACGCCGACCAGCCCGTGCGGGCCCATCAGCGGGCGGAATTCGAAGCGGCTGTCCGGCAGCGTGCCGGTGCCGGCCCCGGCGGTCTCCTGCTTGTCGCGCGTCCAGCGCGCGGCGGTGAAGTCGGTGGTGTCGAGGTCGGTGTCGGGCGGCCAGACGGCGGCCACCCTGAGGTCCCCCTTGTCGGGCAGCAGGAGCACGATGTTACGCCGAAGGCTCGCCTGGAGCTGCGAGACCGCGACCCAGATCGCGTCGTCCGCCGTCGCGGTGGTCGAGAGCTTGCGCGAGAAGTCGTAGAGCGACTGCAACGCCGTGGCGCGCACCCGCGCCACCTCCGCCTGCTCCTTGATGCGCGAGGCGAAACCGCCGGCGATGATCGCGACGCAGAGGAAGACGACCAGCGCGAAGACCTCGTGCGGCGCAGTGATCGTGAAGGTGTGCAGCGGATCGATGAAGAGGAAGTTGTAGGCGAGCGCCGAGAGGATCGCCGCGATGAAGGCGGAGACATAGCCGCCCAGCACCGCCGAGCCGAGAACGGCGAGCAGGAAGAGCAGCGAGATGTTCGGCAATTCGGCGAAGACATAGACCAGCTTGCCCGCGACGGCGATGGCCGCGGTGAGGCCGATGGCGATGAGGGCCGGCTGGCGATAGGCGGCAAGCCCCGGCAGCGCCATGCGCCGTGGCGCGGGTGGCTTCTCGTCCTTTTCGGGCGTCACGAAATGAATGCCGATGCCAGCGGCCTTGCGCGACAGCGTGTCGGGAAGGGAGCGCGAGAGGAAGCGGGTCCAGCCGCGGTTGCGCTTGGCGCCGATCACGATCTGCGTCGCGTGCTCGCGGCGGGCGAGCTTGAGGATTTCCTCGACGAAATCGTTGCCGACCACCCGGCGCGTCTCAGCGCCGAGCTGCTCGGCGAGGCGGAACAGCGCTTCCATGCGCTGCAGCCGTTCCGTCGTTTCCTCCTCGCGGTCGGCCCGCTCGATGGAAACGACCAGCCACGGCGCGTTGAGCCCGGAGGCAAGGCGGCTCGCGACGCGCACCACCTTCTCGGAAAGCTCGTCCGGGCCGACGCAGACGAGCAGCCGCTCGCCGGTGGCCCATGGCCCCTCGATGGCGTGCTGCTTGAGATAGTCGACCATCTGGTTGTCCACCCGGTCGGCCGTGCGGCGAAGCGCAAGCTCGCGCAGCGCCGTGAGGTTGCCGAGGCGGAAGAAGCGGTCGACGGCGCGGCTCGCATTTTCCGGCAGGTAGACCTTGCCTTCCTTGAGGCGCTCGATCAGCTCGGTCGGCGGCAGGTCGACCAGAACGATCTCGTCGGCCTTTTTCAGCACGGTATCGGGAACGCGCTCGCGCACCGTGACGCCGGTGATCTGCGCGACGAGGTCGGCGAGGCTTTCGAGATGCTGGATGTTGAGCGACGTCCAGACATCGATGCCGGCCGCGATCAGCTCCTCGATGTCCTGATAACGCTTGGGATGCCGGCTGCCCTCGGGGTTGGAATGGGCGAGCTCGTCGACGAGGACGATGCGCGGATGGCGCGTGAGCGCGCCGTCGACGTCGAATGCCTGACCGTCCTGCGCGCCCGCAAGGCGCGGCAGCACCTCCAGCCCGTCGAGAAGGGCCGCCGTCTCGCTGCGGCCGTGGGTCTCCGCCAGGCCCACGACGACGTCCACGCCTTCCGCCTTCAGGCGTCCCGCCCGCGTCAGCATGGCGTAGGTCTTGCCGACGCCCGGTGCGGCGCCGAGGAAAACGGTCAGTTTGCCCCGGCGATCACTGTCCGCCGTGGCAGGCGATGCGTCGGGATCCGGTCTGCGACTGTCGTCGCGGTCGATGTCCGTCATTCTCACTCTCGTGTTCGGCGCGGGAAAGGCGCCGGGTTGAGCTGTAGCACGTTCACCCGCGGCTCGCCGATGAATCCGAAAGGCGCCTTCTACACGCTTTTCGATGGGGCTTGCCATATCCGTTTCGCCGGATTGTGCGGCCGGCGCATCGCCCGATGCGAACTGCGCTGTTGACGCGCGCCGCGCGGGGCCCTCTTCTGGCCGCATATCGAATTGCGTGGGGGAATGCATGACCGACCAGAAACGAGTAGCGCTCATCGCCGGGGGAGCCGGCGGCATGGGAGCGGCCATCGCCGCGCGGCTTTCCGCCGACGGCTTCGCGGTCGCCATCGCCGATCTCGAATCGGAGCGACTGACGGCGGTGGTGGAAACGCTGAGGGCCGGCGGCGGCGAGGCGCTGGCCGTGCCGCTCGACATCCGCAAGGTCGCCGGATGCGCCGCCGCGGTCGAGGCCGTCATGGCCTGGCGCGGCCGGCTCGACGTGCTGGTCAATTCCGCCGGCGTCTGGCGCGAGGGCGAGGCCGTGACGATGACGGAGGCGGACTGGGACCTCGTTCTCGACGTCAACCTCAAGGGCGCGTTCTTCCTCATCCAGGCGGCGATCCCGCATCTGGAGACCGGCGCCTCCATCGTCAACATCGCCTCCGATGCCGGGCTGGTCGGCAACAACGGCGCGTCGATCTACTGCGCCTCCAAGGGCGGCTTGGTGCTGCTCACCAAGGCGCTCGCGCTGGAGCTCGCCCCGCGCCGGATCCGCGTCAACGCCGTCTGCCCCGGCGATGTGGCGACGCCCATGATCGAGTTCCAGGCCGAGCGCTATGGCGGGGGCGATCCGGATGGCTACAAGGCGAAGCTCCTGTCGAACTATCCGCAGCAGGCCGCGGCCCGCTTCATCCGGCCGGAGGAGATCGCCCGCATGGTCGCCTTCCTCTGCGAGAAGGATGCCGCCCCCGTCACCGGCGCGGCGCTCTCGATCGATTTCGGCGTGACCGCCGGCTACTGAGGAGAAGGACATGCAGCGCCAGACGGCAATCATCACCGGCGCGGGCGCCGAGGACGGCATCGGCCTTGCCTGCGCCCGCAGCCTTGCGGAGGAGGGCTTCCACGTCCATCTCGTCGCGATCGGCGAGCGGGTCCTCGTCCGCGCGGAGGAACTGCGCCGGGCGGGCTTTCCGGCGACGGGCCACCTCTGCGACCTGACCTTGCGGGCGGCGGTGGAAAGGCTCCGGCAGGAAACCGGCCCCGCTTCGGTGCTCGTCAACAATGCCGGCATGGGCAACCTCGCCCAGCCCGCCCTGCAGCGCGAATTCGTGCAGCTTGAGGAAGAGGACTGGGACCGCGGCATCACCGCCAGCCTCAAGACGGCCTTCCTTGCGACCCGCATCTACCTGCCGGACATGCTGGCGGACGGCTACGGCCGCGTGGTCAACGTCGCCTCCGTGACCGGCCCCTATGTCGCCAATCGCGGCGAGACGGCCTATTCCGCCGCCAAGGCCGGCATGGTCGGCATGACCCATGCGCTGGCGCTGGAGGCGGGGCCGCAGGGCGTCACCATCAATGCCGTCGCGCCGGGCTGGATCGAGACCGGCGCCTCCACGGAAGAGGAGCGCCGTGCCGCAAGGGCAACGCCGCTTGGCCGGGCGGGACGGCCCGAAGAGGTTGCGGCCGCCGTCGCCTTCCTCGCCTCGCCGAAGGCGAGCTACATCAACGGCGCGGTCCTCGTCGTCGACGGCGGCAATATCCTGCAGGAGGCCAAGAGCTAGGCTGCGTGTCTCATCGCCCGGGCGAGGACCTCGTAGACCCGCGGGTCCTGCATATGGGCGACGTTGAAGCGCATGAAGCCGGCCGCGCTCTGCGAGATGCTGAAGACGTTGCCGGGGGCGAGGACCACGCCTTCGGCGACGGCGGCCTGCGCGACGAGCGCTGAATCCAGCCCTTCCGGCAGGCGGCACCAGAGGTTGAAGCCGCCGCGTGGCAGGAGCCAGGGCTCGATGCCGAGCCGCTGCAGCCGCTCCACCGTCTCGCGCCGCACCC
The Shinella zoogloeoides DNA segment above includes these coding regions:
- the cyoC gene encoding cytochrome o ubiquinol oxidase subunit III, whose product is MSATQVHDTGEKPTFYLTEEHHPENSTMLGFWLYLMSDCLIFAVLFATHAVLGRNYAAGPSPADLFDLTLVAINTAMLLFSSITYGFAMLQMERNAKMETLVWLAITGVFGAAFLGLELYEFYHLILEGAGPTRSAFLSSFFTLVGTHGLHVTFGMIWLITLMVQVKRRGLTHENRRRLMCLSMFWHFLDVIWIGVFSFVYLLGVLG
- the cyoD gene encoding cytochrome o ubiquinol oxidase subunit IV, encoding MSAHHTHESAAEAHHGHSHGHEAGHGSFKGYMIGFLLSVVLTAIPFWLVMAGVMESKLLTAVLVMGIGVVQIFVHMVYFLHMNPRSEGGWTLMALIFTLIIVGIALAGSLWVMHHLNANMMPMTHDMMKNMP
- a CDS encoding SURF1 family protein, which encodes MTSAHPQEAGEAGPSSRARTALAAFLVLLVATFLALGTWQVQRLFWKLDLIARVESRIHADPVPAPGRAEWPSVDREKDEYRRVTATGLFQHDRTVLVQAVTERGAGFWVVTPLVLADDSAILINRGFVPADRSTPEARLAGEIAAGPVVVTGLLRITEPGGAFLRSNDPAADRWFSRDVAAIAAAKGLADVAPYFIDADATPNPGGLPIGGLTVVAFRNSHLVYALTWYALAAMSAAAAWRVCRRRVT
- a CDS encoding sensor histidine kinase KdpD, which produces MTDIDRDDSRRPDPDASPATADSDRRGKLTVFLGAAPGVGKTYAMLTRAGRLKAEGVDVVVGLAETHGRSETAALLDGLEVLPRLAGAQDGQAFDVDGALTRHPRIVLVDELAHSNPEGSRHPKRYQDIEELIAAGIDVWTSLNIQHLESLADLVAQITGVTVRERVPDTVLKKADEIVLVDLPPTELIERLKEGKVYLPENASRAVDRFFRLGNLTALRELALRRTADRVDNQMVDYLKQHAIEGPWATGERLLVCVGPDELSEKVVRVASRLASGLNAPWLVVSIERADREEETTERLQRMEALFRLAEQLGAETRRVVGNDFVEEILKLARREHATQIVIGAKRNRGWTRFLSRSLPDTLSRKAAGIGIHFVTPEKDEKPPAPRRMALPGLAAYRQPALIAIGLTAAIAVAGKLVYVFAELPNISLLFLLAVLGSAVLGGYVSAFIAAILSALAYNFLFIDPLHTFTITAPHEVFALVVFLCVAIIAGGFASRIKEQAEVARVRATALQSLYDFSRKLSTTATADDAIWVAVSQLQASLRRNIVLLLPDKGDLRVAAVWPPDTDLDTTDFTAARWTRDKQETAGAGTGTLPDSRFEFRPLMGPHGLVGVCGIEQTEERLDLNAERALSAILDQTAIALDRARLSEESVEQAARLEGERYRETLLASISHDLRTPLATIVDAATNLRQQCETMPREERDGDLRLIEEEGGRLSGFVSNLLDMTRIESGMLKPKSDRLDVADVVQTAVERARKYFPGKVIETGIAPDLPPIEGDGVLLGQVLFNLLDNAVKYGGEEPVNVYARRDGGDVLISVTDLGKGIPPAELDRIFEKFYRRGKPDGRAPGTGLGLSIARGFTEAMGGKIQAESPAVKKRGTRIVLRFPAGEKKADKAK
- a CDS encoding SDR family NAD(P)-dependent oxidoreductase, with protein sequence MTDQKRVALIAGGAGGMGAAIAARLSADGFAVAIADLESERLTAVVETLRAGGGEALAVPLDIRKVAGCAAAVEAVMAWRGRLDVLVNSAGVWREGEAVTMTEADWDLVLDVNLKGAFFLIQAAIPHLETGASIVNIASDAGLVGNNGASIYCASKGGLVLLTKALALELAPRRIRVNAVCPGDVATPMIEFQAERYGGGDPDGYKAKLLSNYPQQAAARFIRPEEIARMVAFLCEKDAAPVTGAALSIDFGVTAGY
- a CDS encoding SDR family NAD(P)-dependent oxidoreductase; the protein is MQRQTAIITGAGAEDGIGLACARSLAEEGFHVHLVAIGERVLVRAEELRRAGFPATGHLCDLTLRAAVERLRQETGPASVLVNNAGMGNLAQPALQREFVQLEEEDWDRGITASLKTAFLATRIYLPDMLADGYGRVVNVASVTGPYVANRGETAYSAAKAGMVGMTHALALEAGPQGVTINAVAPGWIETGASTEEERRAARATPLGRAGRPEEVAAAVAFLASPKASYINGAVLVVDGGNILQEAKS